The following proteins are co-located in the Sulfurospirillum deleyianum DSM 6946 genome:
- a CDS encoding putative DNA modification/repair radical SAM protein, whose protein sequence is MDKLTLLADSAKYDVSCSSSGSENNYKTGELGCTHNSGICHSFTSDGRCISLLKVLLSNICIYDCAYCINRVSNDTPRTAFSPRELADLTIAFYKRNYIEGLFLSSGIIKNEDHTMSLLLQTLRILRHEYRFNGYIHVKLIPGSSKELIHEATLLANRVSSNIELPSAKSLALLAPDKSKEKLLSPLKHARDITLERQNKPISMSTQMIVGATSESDFDILKLSSSLYQKALLKRVYYSAYIAVNHHKHLPVPELCKPPLLREHRLYQADWLLRFYGFSYDEILNEDENLDMQFDPKTFWALRHLDFFPIDINTAPKEVMIRIPGLGIRSVLKILQARRFKTLHFEDLKQLKISLKKARYFIVAGNDFHRGSTLYEERLKLALIHQGGDIIQPTLFDTSIYTGEL, encoded by the coding sequence ATGGATAAACTAACCCTTTTAGCCGATAGCGCCAAATACGATGTCTCCTGCTCCTCTAGTGGCAGCGAGAACAACTATAAAACGGGTGAGCTTGGATGCACCCACAACAGCGGGATTTGCCACAGTTTTACCAGCGATGGACGGTGCATATCGCTCTTAAAAGTCTTACTCTCCAACATCTGCATTTATGACTGTGCGTACTGCATTAACCGTGTGAGCAACGACACGCCTCGCACCGCCTTTAGCCCACGAGAACTAGCGGACCTTACCATTGCTTTTTACAAACGAAATTACATTGAGGGGCTTTTTTTAAGTTCAGGCATCATTAAAAACGAAGACCATACGATGAGCCTTCTTTTGCAAACCCTGCGCATTTTACGCCATGAGTACCGCTTTAACGGCTACATTCACGTCAAACTCATTCCTGGAAGCTCCAAAGAGCTGATTCACGAAGCCACCCTTTTAGCCAATCGTGTGAGCTCCAACATTGAGCTTCCTAGTGCCAAAAGTTTGGCGCTTTTAGCACCCGATAAAAGCAAAGAAAAACTCCTCTCACCTCTTAAACACGCACGTGACATTACGTTAGAGCGTCAGAACAAACCCATTTCTATGAGCACACAGATGATTGTAGGCGCCACCAGTGAAAGTGATTTTGACATTTTAAAACTCTCCTCCTCTTTATACCAAAAGGCTCTTTTAAAGCGGGTCTATTACTCGGCGTACATTGCGGTCAATCACCATAAACATCTCCCCGTTCCTGAGCTTTGTAAACCGCCACTGCTTCGTGAGCACCGGCTTTATCAGGCCGATTGGTTACTTCGCTTTTATGGTTTTTCGTACGATGAGATTTTAAACGAAGATGAAAACCTAGATATGCAGTTTGACCCCAAAACCTTCTGGGCACTGCGCCATTTAGACTTTTTTCCCATTGACATTAACACCGCACCCAAAGAGGTGATGATTCGCATCCCTGGACTTGGCATTCGAAGTGTCCTAAAAATTTTACAAGCCAGACGTTTTAAAACACTTCATTTTGAGGATTTAAAACAACTCAAAATCTCGCTAAAAAAAGCACGCTATTTTATCGTTGCAGGAAATGATTTTCATCGTGGCTCTACCCTTTATGAAGAGAGGCTCAAACTTGCTCTCATTCATCAAGGAGGCGACATTATTCAGCCCACACTCTTTGATACCTCCATCTACACAGGAGAGCTCTAA
- a CDS encoding NAD(P)H-dependent oxidoreductase, producing the protein MDKKKLFLEAMNYRHACKLFDTSKRISPEDLNFILEVGRLSPSSFGVEQWKFVVVQNQGLKEAIEKASWNQKQISTCSDLLVILARKDVRSRDVYTQKQLSRLGLAPEAYQGFLGVYKGWVDGRDDHTIEMWSEKQCYIAAGNMMSAAAFIGIDSCPIEGFEFEKVDALLEIDTSVYQSALLIPFGYRAGEQRSKHRLSFEEVVAFKK; encoded by the coding sequence ATGGATAAGAAAAAATTATTTTTAGAGGCGATGAATTATCGTCATGCGTGTAAATTATTTGATACCAGCAAAAGGATTTCGCCAGAAGATTTGAACTTTATTTTAGAGGTGGGACGACTCAGCCCTAGTTCCTTTGGCGTCGAGCAGTGGAAATTTGTTGTGGTGCAAAACCAAGGCTTAAAAGAGGCGATTGAAAAAGCATCATGGAATCAAAAACAGATTTCGACGTGCAGTGATTTGTTGGTGATTTTGGCTAGAAAAGATGTTAGAAGTAGGGATGTTTATACCCAAAAACAACTTAGCCGTTTGGGTTTGGCTCCTGAGGCGTATCAGGGTTTTTTAGGGGTTTATAAGGGTTGGGTTGATGGCAGAGATGACCATACCATCGAGATGTGGAGTGAGAAACAGTGCTACATTGCAGCAGGAAACATGATGAGCGCAGCGGCGTTTATTGGAATTGATTCGTGTCCGATTGAGGGATTTGAGTTTGAGAAAGTTGATGCGCTTTTAGAGATTGACACATCCGTGTATCAAAGTGCTTTGCTCATTCCTTTTGGGTATCGTGCGGGTGAGCAAAGAAGCAAACACCGCTTAAGCTTTGAAGAAGTGGTTGCGTTTAAAAAATAA
- a CDS encoding TIGR03915 family putative DNA repair protein — protein MILLYDGSFEGFLTLVYEVYYEKLPLTRIVKQPLDSLCFERCHEIFSDEQKAQKVLHAIKKHFSKERQRTIFNIFLCDTKEHEMALFEYIRIGFKNPKELANITNAHLFYIQNLEKELLSLVHKMYGFTRFEELEDGTLYAKVASKFNILPFLGEHFSKRLGKIPFIIHDTTRSLAFLRDESSHEIHSIVSFDTPLYSKEEVEVKQQWQRFFQATTIQSRHNPKLQRNLVPLLYRTYMSEFQT, from the coding sequence ATGATACTGCTGTATGATGGGAGTTTTGAGGGGTTTTTAACGCTGGTGTATGAGGTATATTATGAAAAGCTACCGCTCACACGCATTGTTAAACAACCGTTAGATTCACTCTGTTTTGAGCGCTGTCATGAAATCTTTAGCGATGAGCAGAAAGCACAAAAAGTATTACATGCCATTAAAAAACACTTTAGCAAAGAGAGGCAACGCACCATTTTTAACATCTTCTTATGCGATACAAAAGAGCATGAAATGGCGCTTTTCGAGTACATTCGTATCGGATTTAAAAACCCAAAAGAGCTTGCAAATATCACCAATGCGCATCTTTTTTATATCCAAAATCTGGAAAAAGAACTGTTGAGTTTAGTGCATAAAATGTACGGATTTACCCGTTTTGAAGAGCTAGAAGATGGCACACTCTACGCAAAAGTTGCAAGTAAATTTAACATTTTGCCCTTTTTGGGCGAACACTTCTCCAAACGCTTAGGCAAAATCCCTTTTATTATTCACGACACAACACGCTCTTTAGCCTTTTTGAGGGATGAATCAAGCCATGAAATTCACTCCATTGTCTCCTTTGACACACCGCTTTACTCTAAAGAAGAAGTAGAGGTGAAACAGCAATGGCAACGCTTTTTTCAAGCCACCACCATTCAAAGCAGACACAATCCTAAGTTACAACGCAATCTAGTACCGCTTTTGTATCGCACCTATATGAGTGAATTTCAGACTTAA
- a CDS encoding iron-containing alcohol dehydrogenase, which produces MENFTFWNPTRIEFGKDKEKEIGKHLAKNGIQKVLLTYGSERIKHDGLFESVVLSLKSHNIAFVECGGIVSNPLLSKVYEGIEVAKREKVDAILSVGGGSVLDSSKAIAAGALYEGDVWDFFLGKATIEKALPIFDIITLAATGSEMNHGAVITNDATHQKYFIQAPALYPTLSIINPLLQSSVSKAYLVYSASDVIAHCIEGYFTATTHPVFISKQIEAIITTVMETTEKLLINPDDYDARGEFAWAATCALNGLTHVGVAGVTFPNHMIEHAISAICNVPHGAGLSIIMPAWMKWYQDKNEAQFKRFAQTIFGRESAKEGIEALEAWFKKIGTPTKFAHCGIEEKSIPAIIENAVDNAHYFGMDEVYTKEVIEKILKKAL; this is translated from the coding sequence ATGGAAAATTTCACCTTTTGGAACCCGACACGCATTGAGTTTGGCAAAGATAAAGAAAAAGAGATAGGCAAACACTTAGCAAAGAATGGCATTCAAAAAGTCTTACTCACCTACGGCAGTGAGCGCATTAAACACGATGGTCTGTTTGAGAGCGTTGTGCTCAGCTTAAAATCGCATAACATTGCTTTTGTTGAATGTGGTGGCATTGTGAGCAATCCTCTGCTTTCCAAAGTGTATGAAGGCATTGAAGTCGCTAAAAGAGAAAAGGTCGATGCGATTTTATCGGTGGGTGGTGGTTCTGTGCTAGATAGCTCTAAAGCCATTGCGGCAGGGGCACTCTATGAGGGTGATGTGTGGGATTTTTTCTTAGGCAAAGCTACCATTGAAAAGGCGTTACCTATCTTTGACATCATAACCTTAGCCGCCACTGGCAGTGAGATGAACCATGGAGCGGTTATTACCAACGATGCAACACACCAAAAGTATTTTATTCAAGCACCAGCACTTTACCCAACACTCTCCATCATCAATCCTTTGCTTCAAAGCTCTGTGAGCAAGGCATATTTGGTCTATTCGGCTTCAGATGTTATTGCACACTGTATCGAGGGGTATTTTACGGCAACGACGCATCCTGTATTTATCAGTAAACAGATTGAGGCGATTATTACAACGGTGATGGAAACGACCGAAAAACTCCTTATCAATCCAGATGATTACGATGCAAGAGGCGAATTTGCGTGGGCTGCTACGTGTGCCTTAAACGGCTTAACGCATGTGGGGGTTGCAGGGGTTACATTTCCAAACCATATGATAGAACATGCCATCTCCGCCATTTGCAATGTTCCTCACGGTGCGGGACTTTCCATTATTATGCCAGCATGGATGAAGTGGTATCAAGACAAAAATGAGGCACAATTTAAGCGTTTTGCCCAAACTATTTTTGGACGTGAAAGTGCTAAAGAAGGCATTGAGGCTCTTGAGGCATGGTTTAAAAAAATTGGTACACCAACGAAATTTGCACACTGTGGCATCGAAGAAAAAAGCATTCCTGCTATTATTGAAAACGCTGTCGATAATGCGCACTATTTTGGAATGGATGAAGTGTATACGAAAGAAGTTATTGAGAAGATTCTCAAAAAAGCTTTGTAG
- a CDS encoding IS4 family transposase: protein MNLQEQILSAINTTLKNPIYQTLQLLNIKSILHRANFVKKREGVAPYLVVLHFVYMLVMNKKISSFMHQSNESFKKDTYYRLLQNSSYNWRKLLSLSTLKIIKLLHKVQDASSIKVFIMDDTVEGKTGKYIEGSRDGLWSNKEKRTIRGINVVSLNYSDGYSNFMIDFAMSMGNYARVKVEEFSTELDIRCNAYKRRMEIMEGKSKIALAMVKRAVHSGIYADYLLVDSWYSKPAFIQEMNDLGLKVISRIANNTKIWNFNDKEKTLNAMYEKHKKLKNAKVGTYGKKIRFSYFSTVVEHKNAGKLKIVFIKTTDNLIPIVSTDLELNDEEIIEIYKRRWDIEQGYKELREYFGFGQEENRIYEALIARMTLSFFAYNIVSYINRISHEPKTIGGLFKDLECELYTLSIAMQAFIEIMDKIAQIDEIVKNNKDFTSIIATLRSATQELLGFRCER from the coding sequence ATGAATCTTCAAGAACAGATCCTATCGGCCATAAATACAACGCTTAAAAACCCCATATATCAAACACTGCAACTCTTAAACATCAAGAGTATTTTACACCGTGCTAACTTTGTAAAGAAAAGAGAAGGCGTAGCCCCCTATCTTGTTGTATTACACTTTGTCTATATGTTGGTGATGAATAAAAAGATATCTTCGTTTATGCACCAAAGCAATGAGAGTTTTAAAAAAGACACCTACTACAGACTTTTGCAAAATAGTAGCTACAACTGGAGAAAACTTCTCTCTTTAAGCACTTTAAAAATCATCAAGCTTTTGCATAAAGTCCAAGATGCTTCGTCAATAAAAGTCTTTATTATGGATGATACGGTTGAGGGTAAAACAGGTAAATATATAGAGGGGAGTCGTGATGGACTTTGGAGCAATAAAGAGAAGCGAACCATTAGAGGGATCAATGTTGTTTCTTTGAATTATAGTGATGGTTATTCAAATTTTATGATAGATTTTGCAATGAGCATGGGAAACTATGCCCGCGTTAAAGTTGAAGAGTTTAGTACAGAACTCGATATCCGTTGCAACGCTTACAAACGAAGAATGGAGATTATGGAGGGTAAGTCTAAGATAGCATTGGCTATGGTAAAAAGAGCTGTACACAGTGGTATATACGCTGATTACTTGCTGGTTGACAGTTGGTACTCTAAACCAGCCTTTATCCAAGAGATGAACGATTTGGGTCTAAAGGTCATTTCAAGAATTGCTAACAACACTAAGATTTGGAACTTTAATGACAAAGAAAAAACACTGAATGCCATGTATGAAAAACACAAAAAGCTTAAAAATGCCAAAGTGGGAACATATGGCAAGAAGATTCGCTTTAGCTATTTTTCAACCGTTGTTGAACATAAAAATGCAGGGAAACTCAAAATTGTTTTTATTAAAACCACCGACAATCTCATCCCTATTGTCTCCACCGATTTAGAACTCAATGATGAAGAGATTATTGAGATTTATAAACGACGATGGGATATAGAACAAGGCTATAAAGAGCTCAGAGAATACTTTGGGTTTGGACAAGAAGAAAATAGAATCTATGAAGCACTGATTGCTAGAATGACACTTTCATTCTTTGCTTACAATATTGTCAGCTACATCAATAGAATCAGCCATGAGCCAAAAACCATTGGTGGATTATTTAAAGATTTGGAGTGTGAACTCTACACGCTTTCTATTGCTATGCAAGCGTTTATTGAAATAATGGACAAAATAGCACAAATTGATGAGATTGTAAAGAACAATAAGGATTTTACCAGTATAATTGCTACACTACGAAGTGCAACTCAAGAATTGCTGGGATTTAGGTGCGAAAGATGA
- a CDS encoding (R)-mandelonitrile lyase, with protein sequence MKRYVLLGLIGVCLSTHIFAQEGEKTMQTISKVESRASIDVKQSEYKNYFTGDVRVDMLYPQSNTKTHSGAHVTFEPRARTNWHVHPAGQHIIVTSGVGYYQTWGEPMQIIKAGDVVWIPVGVKHWHGASKEIAMTHLVVTGADEHGKNVEWLEPVSDEQYFSKN encoded by the coding sequence ATGAAACGATATGTTCTTTTAGGATTAATCGGTGTGTGTTTGAGTACACATATTTTTGCGCAAGAGGGAGAAAAAACAATGCAAACCATTTCTAAAGTAGAGTCACGAGCGTCGATTGATGTGAAACAATCCGAGTATAAAAACTATTTTACAGGCGATGTCAGAGTCGATATGCTCTATCCACAAAGCAATACAAAAACGCATAGCGGTGCCCATGTGACGTTTGAACCTCGTGCTAGAACAAATTGGCATGTTCATCCTGCGGGACAGCATATTATCGTGACCTCAGGGGTTGGGTATTATCAAACGTGGGGCGAGCCTATGCAGATCATCAAAGCGGGTGATGTTGTTTGGATTCCAGTAGGTGTTAAACACTGGCATGGTGCCTCTAAAGAGATTGCTATGACGCATTTAGTGGTGACAGGAGCCGATGAACATGGAAAAAATGTGGAGTGGTTAGAGCCAGTAAGTGATGAGCAGTATTTTTCCAAAAACTAA
- a CDS encoding ABC1 kinase family protein, whose translation MYWHLFNPKRVYDVFSFLLSVYLLLKKKERLFLLKPLSPIAFSQTIVRLGASFIKLAQVLATRADFFSAQYLDALKSLHDQLPPMSKAELNIVLSRAFPTMPFEAFNEGPIASASIGQVHEARLDEQKVAIKLRRLDIEKRVRADIRIISFFNRLFRPLFSHYTKNSIEAVIVEFSKMILQEVNMTTELHNLQKFATMYVRSGIRFPTPLEAYCSEDALVMSFEEGFRFDDKERLKKEKIDFRAIIGKLISFYTEQMLLRGYFHADPHPGNLLVTPKGELILLDFGMVKSIPNQTRIAIIELLKAANEKDYELYISASKRLGTVAYEAPVSELALLSERMFDIFGNENLSSESMQKLAFDVLNSTRDLPFKLPQEAIYILRVSAIIEGLGTTYIENFNGIKDILPILQDNIPKALGADEGILESIIKEFKSLPLTIHHVKSSIKQISDGELKVELSLSQLEWLKKELKAYLKPFLLGAILLLSALFTLTYDPSLKEVALILFTLGLARIIF comes from the coding sequence ATGTATTGGCATCTATTCAATCCCAAAAGGGTTTATGATGTTTTCTCTTTTTTGCTGAGTGTTTACCTTCTGCTCAAAAAAAAGGAGCGTCTTTTTCTTCTAAAACCCCTCTCCCCCATTGCCTTTTCACAGACGATTGTAAGGCTTGGGGCGAGTTTTATTAAACTAGCGCAAGTCCTAGCCACTCGAGCGGACTTTTTTAGTGCTCAGTATTTGGATGCGTTAAAATCCCTCCACGACCAACTGCCTCCCATGTCCAAAGCCGAGTTAAACATTGTCCTTTCTCGTGCTTTTCCTACCATGCCTTTTGAAGCTTTCAACGAGGGACCCATTGCCTCAGCGTCGATTGGGCAAGTGCATGAAGCACGTTTGGATGAGCAAAAAGTAGCCATTAAACTAAGACGTTTGGACATTGAAAAACGTGTCCGTGCAGACATACGCATTATCTCTTTTTTCAATCGACTTTTCAGACCTCTGTTTTCGCACTACACGAAAAACTCTATTGAAGCGGTGATTGTTGAGTTTTCAAAGATGATTCTTCAAGAGGTCAATATGACCACCGAGCTTCATAACCTTCAAAAATTCGCTACCATGTACGTCCGCTCAGGTATTCGTTTTCCAACGCCTTTGGAAGCGTATTGCAGTGAAGATGCTTTGGTGATGAGTTTTGAAGAGGGTTTTCGTTTTGACGATAAAGAGCGTTTGAAAAAAGAGAAGATTGATTTTAGAGCGATTATTGGAAAGCTTATCTCGTTTTATACCGAACAGATGCTCCTTCGTGGCTACTTTCATGCCGATCCTCACCCTGGAAACTTGCTTGTTACCCCAAAAGGTGAGCTAATCCTGCTTGATTTTGGTATGGTCAAATCCATCCCAAATCAAACACGCATTGCCATCATTGAGCTCTTAAAAGCTGCCAATGAGAAAGATTATGAGCTCTACATCAGTGCGAGTAAACGCTTAGGAACCGTTGCGTATGAAGCACCTGTGAGTGAATTAGCCCTTTTAAGTGAGCGTATGTTTGACATCTTTGGCAATGAAAATTTAAGCTCTGAGAGCATGCAAAAACTCGCCTTTGATGTTTTAAATTCTACCCGTGATTTACCCTTTAAACTCCCGCAAGAGGCGATTTATATTTTGCGTGTGAGTGCGATTATTGAGGGGTTGGGGACAACGTATATTGAAAATTTTAATGGGATTAAAGATATTTTGCCCATTTTACAAGACAATATTCCTAAAGCCTTAGGGGCGGATGAAGGCATTTTGGAGAGCATAATAAAAGAGTTTAAATCACTTCCCTTAACCATTCATCATGTCAAATCCTCCATCAAACAAATCAGCGATGGGGAGCTTAAAGTCGAACTCTCTCTATCCCAATTAGAGTGGCTCAAAAAAGAGTTAAAAGCCTATCTTAAACCCTTTCTTTTGGGGGCAATACTGCTCTTAAGTGCGCTTTTTACACTCACATACGACCCCTCATTAAAAGAGGTCGCACTGATTTTATTTACGCTTGGATTGGCACGTATTATTTTTTAA
- a CDS encoding MFS transporter, which translates to MKHTRTHVHKNDATPLWSAVWAMSLCAMVLVASEFMPVSLLTPIATDLHMSEGFTGQSIAISGLFALITSLWLTSWIGHANRRKVLLFFTFLMGISGIVVSFAPNATVLMVGRALLGACIGGFWSMSAAVVMRLVPEKAIPKALALLNGGNALSTTIAAPLGSFLGGIIGWRGAFFTIVPLAAIAFIWQWRSLPSLPATRREDGKKTSVRHVLKLLKRTDVSLGMLGAMFLFMGQFALFTYLRPFLESVLGINVEVLSFILLAMGLCGLLGTFAIGHALKTLLYSLLIGTPFLMMVIALALTYMGSSFFWVVVLLSLWGFLGTSIPVAWWTWLAQTLPHEAEVGGGLMVAIVQLAITLGASIGGIFFDAFGYQSTFLFASLCFASSVFVALIIAFQHSLHVKS; encoded by the coding sequence ATGAAACATACCCGTACCCATGTACACAAGAACGATGCAACACCTCTTTGGAGCGCTGTTTGGGCGATGTCGTTGTGTGCTATGGTCTTAGTCGCATCCGAATTCATGCCCGTGAGCCTTCTCACGCCCATTGCAACAGATCTGCATATGAGCGAAGGGTTTACAGGGCAGTCCATTGCTATTTCAGGGCTTTTTGCGCTCATCACCAGTTTATGGCTGACATCATGGATAGGGCATGCAAATCGTCGTAAGGTTTTACTCTTTTTTACATTTTTGATGGGCATATCGGGCATTGTAGTCTCTTTTGCTCCCAATGCAACGGTTCTTATGGTCGGTCGCGCGTTATTGGGTGCATGTATCGGTGGATTTTGGTCGATGTCTGCCGCTGTTGTGATGCGGCTTGTACCTGAAAAAGCTATACCAAAGGCGTTAGCATTGCTTAATGGCGGTAACGCACTATCAACCACCATTGCCGCACCTTTGGGGAGTTTTTTAGGAGGTATCATTGGTTGGAGAGGGGCATTTTTTACTATTGTTCCTTTGGCTGCGATTGCTTTTATATGGCAATGGCGCTCATTGCCTTCTTTGCCTGCTACAAGACGAGAAGATGGTAAAAAAACATCGGTGAGACATGTGTTAAAACTTTTAAAACGCACGGATGTGAGCTTGGGAATGTTAGGAGCGATGTTTCTCTTTATGGGGCAGTTTGCGCTTTTTACCTATTTACGACCTTTTTTAGAGAGTGTATTAGGAATTAATGTTGAAGTGCTTTCATTTATTTTATTGGCAATGGGTCTTTGCGGTTTATTAGGAACATTCGCAATCGGTCATGCTTTAAAAACACTGCTTTATAGCCTCTTAATTGGCACACCATTCTTGATGATGGTGATAGCTCTTGCCTTAACCTATATGGGTTCATCATTTTTTTGGGTAGTTGTTTTACTCTCTTTGTGGGGGTTTTTAGGAACTTCCATACCTGTTGCATGGTGGACGTGGCTCGCTCAGACACTACCGCATGAAGCAGAAGTAGGGGGAGGGCTTATGGTGGCGATTGTTCAACTCGCTATTACATTGGGCGCTTCCATTGGTGGGATTTTTTTTGATGCATTTGGCTATCAAAGTACGTTTTTATTTGCAAGTTTATGTTTTGCTAGTTCTGTGTTTGTGGCTCTTATTATTGCTTTTCAACACTCTTTACATGTAAAGTCATAA
- a CDS encoding cryptochrome/photolyase family protein — MKKVLWFRRDLRVDDSMLLSVEGEVLPIFIFDTHILNSLPKTDRRVAFIFEQVLSLKAKLKALGLDLALFYGTPLEVFSYLKTLGFSDVYASVDYDAYAKERDEKVGAILRFHALNDSYLFEPTEVLKKDGTPYLVFTPFYKACQQLYTQFHVLKYTKATQRLCEFDCSALWHIEKESKTALHVKMENIGFIPLHVKLLEPHKALEAFTCKLDAYAHDRDFLACDATSHLSVHLRFGTIGIREVVRYLVALKKQGHTTEPFFRQLIFREFYAYLLYHFPHLAWKNYKYTPPYEENQESYERFITAQTGYPLVDAAVRELLETGLMHNRARMVVGSFFTKHLLLPWQRGEAFFAEHLLDYDASANILSWQWCAGTGIDPQPYFRIFNPYAQSLKFDKEALYIKRFLPQLRDIPSSLLHKESYLLSHNIPHYPKPIIQHEKARKRFLNAFAHTT; from the coding sequence ATGAAAAAGGTGCTTTGGTTTAGACGAGATTTACGAGTCGATGACTCGATGCTTTTAAGCGTTGAGGGCGAGGTTTTGCCCATTTTTATCTTCGATACACACATCTTAAATTCTTTGCCAAAAACTGACCGACGAGTAGCCTTTATCTTCGAGCAGGTGTTGAGTCTTAAAGCCAAACTAAAAGCCTTAGGGCTTGATTTGGCACTCTTTTATGGCACACCTTTGGAGGTTTTTTCCTATCTTAAAACCTTGGGCTTTAGCGATGTGTACGCCAGTGTGGATTACGATGCGTACGCTAAAGAGCGAGATGAAAAGGTGGGAGCCATCCTACGCTTTCATGCGCTCAATGACAGCTATCTGTTTGAGCCCACTGAAGTGCTCAAAAAAGATGGCACGCCTTATCTTGTCTTTACCCCTTTTTACAAAGCGTGTCAGCAACTTTACACACAATTTCATGTATTAAAATACACAAAAGCGACACAAAGACTCTGCGAGTTTGATTGTAGCGCACTGTGGCACATTGAAAAAGAGAGCAAAACAGCTTTACATGTAAAGATGGAAAACATAGGATTTATACCTTTACATGTAAAGCTTTTAGAGCCACACAAAGCCCTAGAAGCCTTTACATGTAAACTAGATGCATATGCGCACGATAGAGACTTTTTAGCATGTGATGCCACCTCACACCTGAGTGTGCATCTACGTTTTGGAACGATTGGCATTCGTGAAGTGGTACGCTATTTAGTGGCGCTCAAAAAACAAGGACACACCACAGAGCCCTTTTTTAGACAGCTCATTTTTCGTGAGTTTTACGCCTATTTGCTCTACCATTTTCCCCATCTTGCGTGGAAAAATTACAAGTACACCCCACCCTACGAGGAGAATCAAGAGAGTTATGAGCGTTTTATCACTGCACAAACAGGCTATCCTTTGGTGGATGCCGCCGTGCGTGAACTGTTAGAAACTGGGCTGATGCACAATCGTGCCCGTATGGTGGTTGGCTCATTTTTTACCAAACATTTACTGCTTCCATGGCAAAGGGGAGAAGCCTTTTTTGCGGAACATCTTTTGGACTATGACGCTTCAGCAAACATTCTTTCATGGCAGTGGTGTGCGGGAACGGGCATCGACCCACAGCCTTATTTTCGCATCTTTAACCCTTACGCTCAGTCACTTAAATTTGACAAAGAAGCGCTTTACATCAAACGCTTTTTGCCACAGCTAAGAGACATTCCATCATCCTTGCTTCACAAAGAGAGTTACCTTTTAAGCCACAACATTCCCCACTATCCAAAGCCTATCATCCAGCATGAAAAGGCTCGAAAGCGCTTTTTAAACGCCTTTGCACACACAACCTAA